The window TAATGAGGAAATCAAAGGTTTTTGTGATTTGAACTTTAATATCAGCTTTGATTTATTCTCAAAGATTGACGTTAATGGTGACAATGCCGATCCGCTTTTTACCTATCTTAAAAACGAAGCCAAAGGCCTGTTAGGTTCAAAGCGAATCAAATGGAACTTTACCAAATTTTTGATTAATAAAGACGGTGAAGTATTAAAACGCTATGGCAGCATGGTGAAGCCTGAACAAATCCAAGGCGATATTGAAAGCGCATTAGCATAAGCGAATTCTCCTATACCAAAACAAAAAGGGAAGCTTAGTCGGCTTCCCTTTTTCTGTTTGGGGCCTAGATTTCCAGTC is drawn from Thalassotalea sp. PS06 and contains these coding sequences:
- a CDS encoding glutathione peroxidase — protein: MSAIYDYSVTNNKGETVPMLNYQNKVLLIVNTASACGFTPQYAGLQDLYEKYKDQGFEVLAFPCNQFGKQESGSNEEIKGFCDLNFNISFDLFSKIDVNGDNADPLFTYLKNEAKGLLGSKRIKWNFTKFLINKDGEVLKRYGSMVKPEQIQGDIESALA